The following are encoded in a window of Pseudomonadota bacterium genomic DNA:
- a CDS encoding type II toxin-antitoxin system HicB family antitoxin — translation MTPGSKYVKIIEWSDTDNCFIGSCPELFYGGCHGDDEREVFNELCEIIEETILLYKEDNKRLPVPISGKELVNKLQKVA, via the coding sequence ATGACCCCTGGATCAAAATACGTAAAAATCATTGAGTGGTCAGACACTGATAACTGTTTCATAGGTAGTTGTCCTGAACTTTTCTATGGCGGGTGTCATGGAGACGATGAGCGCGAAGTATTCAACGAACTTTGTGAGATTATAGAGGAAACAATACTGCTCTATAAAGAGGACAACAAACGACTCCCTGTACCGATATCTGGCAAAGAACTTGTGAATAAGTTACAAAAAGTAGCATAA
- a CDS encoding pyridoxamine 5'-phosphate oxidase family protein: MIPEKLLEILKQDGVVAIATLGQDGPHMVNTWNSYVRISSDGRLFIPAGYMNKTEANVAYNPNVLITLGSSKVQGLRGAGTGYLIKGKAAFITSGPDFDFMKAKFSWLRATLAITIDSATQTL, translated from the coding sequence ATGATTCCGGAAAAATTGCTGGAAATTTTGAAACAGGATGGGGTTGTTGCCATTGCGACATTGGGACAGGATGGGCCGCATATGGTCAATACCTGGAATAGCTACGTCAGAATATCATCAGATGGACGATTGTTTATTCCTGCAGGTTACATGAACAAAACAGAAGCTAACGTTGCCTACAACCCCAATGTGCTGATTACGCTGGGAAGCAGCAAGGTTCAGGGCTTGCGTGGGGCTGGTACCGGCTACCTGATCAAGGGAAAGGCGGCCTTTATTACGTCCGGACCTGATTTTGATTTCATGAAGGCAAAGTTCAGTTGGCTGCGAGCCACCTTGGCCATTACTATCGATTCTGCTACTCAAACTTTGTGA